One region of Populus trichocarpa isolate Nisqually-1 chromosome 4, P.trichocarpa_v4.1, whole genome shotgun sequence genomic DNA includes:
- the LOC18109811 gene encoding flavonol synthase/flavanone 3-hydroxylase has protein sequence MEFDRVQTIASLSFDKEAIPEEFIMPEKEQPAITTFRGLAPEIPAIDLSDPDQEKLVGLIADASKEWGIFQVINHGIPSDLIAELQGAGKKFFELPQEEKEVCARPRDSESIEGYGSKLLNDPQEKKTWVDHLFHRIWPPPSINYQFWPENPPSYREVNKEYAKYMRDVVDKLFTTLSLGLGLEGHVLKEAAGGEQIEYKLKINYYPPCPRPDLTLGVEAHTDLSAITILVPNEVPGLQIFKDDHWIEAKYIPDALIIHIGDQIEILSNGKYKAVLHRTTVAKDRARMSWPVFLEPPGELVVGPLPQFINKDNPPKFKTKKFKDYMYFKLNKLPQ, from the exons ATGGAGTTTGATAGAGTTCAAACCATCGCTTCTTTGTCATTTGACAAGGAGGCGATTCCTGAGGAGTTCATTATGCCAGAGAAAGAGCAGCCAGCAATAACCACATTTCGTGGTCTAGCCCCTGAGATTCCAGCCATTGATCTCAGTGACCCTGATCAAGAGAAATTAGTGGGTTTGATTGCGGATGCTAGCAAGGAATGGGGGATATTCCAGGTTATCAACCATGGAATTCCAAGTGATCTTATTGCCGAACTACAGGGTGCTGGTAAGAAATTCTTCGAACTCCCTCAGGAAGAGAAAGAGGTGTGTGCTAGGCCTCGTGATTCAGAAAGCATTGAAGGCTATGGTTCCAAATTGCTGAATGAtccccaagaaaaaaaaacttgggttgATCATCTCTTTCATAGGATATGGCCTCCTCCTTCCATCAATTACCAGTTCTGGCCCGAAAACCCTCCTTCTTACAG AGAAGTTAACAAGGAGTATGCTAAGTATATGAGAGATGTGGTAGATAAGCTATTCACAACCCTCTCTTTAGGGTTAGGGCTTGAAGGGCATGTGTTGAAAGAAGCTGCTGGAGGTGAACAAATTGAATACAAgctcaaaataaattactatCCACCATGCCCACGTCCAGACCTAACACTTGGGGTAGAGGCTCATACTGATCTATCTGCCATCACCATTCTTGTGCCTAATGAGGTCCCCGGATTGCAAATCTTCAAGGATGACCATTGGATTGAAGCTAAGTATATTCCTGATGCCTTGATCATTCACATTGGTGATCAAATTGAG ATCCTTAGCAATGGTAAGTACAAGGCTGTTTTGCATCGAACCACGGTGGCTAAAGATAGGGCAAGAATGTCATGGCCAGTTTTCTTGGAGCCACCAGGCGAGCTTGTGGTTGGTCCTCTTCCTCAATTCATCAACAAAGACAATCCTCCAAAGTTCAAGACCAAAAAATTCAAGGATTACATGTACTTTAAACTCAATAAGCTTCCCCAGTAG
- the LOC18097776 gene encoding flavonol synthase/flavanone 3-hydroxylase: MEFDRVQTIASLSFDKEAIPLEFIRPEKEQPAITTFRGLAPEIPAIDLSDPDQEKLVGLIADASKEWGIFQVINHGIPSGVIAELQGAGKKFFELPQEEKEVCARPPDSKSIEGYDSKLQKDPQEKKSWVDHLFHRIWPPPSINYQFWPENPPSYREVTKEYAKYMRDVVDKLFTTLSLGLGLEGHVLKEAAGGEQIEYMLKINYYPPCPRPDLTLGVVAHTDLSAITILVPNEVPGLQIFKDDHWIEAKYIPDALIIHIGDQIEILSNGKYKAVLHRTTVAKNRTRMSWPVFLEPPGELVVGPLPQFINKDNPPKFKTKKFKDYTYCKLNKLPQ, from the exons ATGGAGTTTGATAGAGTTCAAACCATCGCTTCTTTGTCATTTGACAAGGAAGCGATTCCTTTAGAGTTCATCAGGCCAGAGAAAGAGCAGCCAGCAATAACCACATTTCGTGGTCTAGCCCCTGAGATTCCAGCCATTGATCTCAGTGACCCTGATCAAGAGAAATTAGTGGGTTTGATCGCCGATGCTAGCAAGGAATGGGGGATATTCCAGGTTATAAACCATGGAATTCCAAGTGGTGTTATTGCCGAACTACAGGGTGCTGGTAAGAAATTCTTCGAACTCCCTCAGGAAGAGAAAGAGGTGTGTGCTAGGCCTCCTGATTCAAAAAGCATTGAAGGCTATGATTCCAAATTGCAGAAAGAtccccaagaaaaaaaatcttgggtTGATCATCTCTTTCATAGGATATGGCCTCCTCCTTCCATCAATTACCAGTTCTGGCCCGAAAACCCTCCTTCTTACAG AGAAGTTACCAAGGAGTATGCTAAGTATATGAGAGATGTGGTAGATAAGCTATTCACAACCCTCTCTTTAGGGTTAGGGCTTGAAGGGCATGTGTTGAAAGAAGCTGCCGGAGGTGAACAAATTGAATACATgctcaaaataaattactatCCACCATGCCCACGTCCAGACCTAACACTTGGGGTAGTCGCTCATACTGATCTATCTGCCATCACCATTCTTGTGCCTAATGAGGTCCCCGGATTGCAAATCTTCAAGGATGACCATTGGATTGAAGCTAAGTATATTCCTGATGCCTTGATCATTCACATTGGTGATCAAATTGAG ATCCTTAGCAATGGTAAGTACAAGGCTGTTTTGCATCGAACCACGGTGGCTAAAAATAGGACAAGAATGTCATGGCCAGTTTTCTTGGAGCCACCAGGCGAGCTTGTGGTTGGTCCTCTTCCTCAATTCATTAACAAAGACAATCCTCCAAAGTTCAAGACCAAAAAATTCAAGGATTACACGTACTGTAAACTCAATAAGCTTCCCCAGTAG